Genomic DNA from Paenibacillus sp. KS-LC4:
ATGGGGGAGCGCTGCTGCTGGAGCAAACGCTAAGCGCTCCACTGTTGATTGTCCTTTATTTGGCAGCTATTGCGATCAGCGGTTATACGACCTTTTGGCGAGGGCTCCGCAATTTGTTCAAGCTAAAATTCAATATTGACACACTCATGACGATTGCGCTTGTTGGTGCCATCGCCATTGGCGAATGGAAGGAAGCAACGCTAGTAGCCGTATTGTTCGGCGTTAATGAATGGCTCGAAGGCTACGGCATGGAGAAGGCGAGACGGTCAATGGAGACGCTGCTGCAAGTAGCGCCGAAGGAAGCGACCAAGCTGCTGGATGGCAAGGAAATGGTTATTCCCATTACCTCGCTGAGGGCACAAGACATCGTGCGCGTTAAGCCTGGCGAGAAAATCCCTTCGGATGGCTCCGTGACGGAGGGGAAAAGCTCGGTTAATGAAGCTGCTCTTACTGGTGAATCGCTTCCCGTTGACAAGGCGGTCGGGGATGCTGTATTTGGCGGCAGCATCAACAATGAAGGCGTGCTGGTCATTCGTATTGATAAGGCTTATGAAGATTCCTCCTTAGCGAAGATTTTGCATTTGGTAGAAGAAGCTCAGGAAACGAAGACGCCAACCGAGCTGTTTATTAATAAATTCGCCAAATATTATACACCGCTTATTATGGCGATTGCTTTGCTTGTTGCCCTGCTCCCTCCTCTGCTGCTTCAAGGGGATTGGACGAAATGGCTGTATCAAGGTCTTTCGGTGCTTATTGTCGGCTGCCCATGCGCCCTTATTCTATCTTCACCCATCGCCATCGTTTCGGGCATTACGCGCAATGCGCGCAACGGCATTTTGATTAAAGGCGGCGTATATTTGGAGCAGCTTGGAAAAATCGATACGATTGCCTTTGATAAAACAGGCACCTTAACTAAAGGAGAGCCGCATGTCGTAAAGGCCGAGGTTTATGTGGAAACACTGTTCTATAAGGTAGCCGGTGCGATGGAACGCTCCTCCTCCCATCCGCTCGCTAAAGCGGTAATGAAGGCTGTGCAACACAGTGGAGTAAGCTTGCCAGAGCCAGAGGAATTGCTAAATGTTGCCGGGCGTGGAATGGAAGCAGTCATAGCTGGCCAGCGCTATTGGCTTGGAAACGAAAAGAGCATCACGCATTTAACCTTCCCGGAGCAGGTGAGCTATAATATCGAACAAATGAAAGCAGCCGGCCTCACGCTCGTTATAGTTGCTGACGCCCATCAGGTGCTTGGCTTGTTCGGAATTGCCGATGAAATTCGCGACGAAAGCCACGCAGTCATCGCTGCCCTTCATCAGCGGGGCATTAAACGCACCGTCATGCTGACGGGCGATCACCAAAAAACAGCCGACAAGGTGGCTTCGGCCGTTGGAGTCTCTACTTTCTACGCAGGTCTGCTCCCGGAAGATAAAGTAGCTCGTATTAAGGAGCTTGCGGAAAGCGGCCAAGTCGCCATGATCGGTGATGGTATCAATGATGCCCCAGCCCTCGCATCTGCCCAGCTTGGCATTGCCATGGGCAAGGGGACAGATAGTGCCATTGAAACGGCGGACATTGTGCTCATGCAGGATCATCTGGGCAAGCTGCCCGAGGCTATTTCTGTTGCCAAACAGGTAAATCGGGTCATTCGCTTTAACATTGCGGTTTCGCTTGGACTTAAGGTGCTGGCGCTGCTGCTGACCATACCAGGCTGGCTTACGCTGTGGATCGCCATTTTATCCGATATGGGCGCCACTATTTTCGTCACCTTGGTCAGCTTGACAATTCTTATTCCGCTGCGCAAAGCTCATGGGGAGGCTTTAAACCGCACCAAGTCGATAAAATAGCGACGAAATGAATGACGGCAAGTCTGAGAACGCTGAGGAGAGCAAATTTTGCCGAATTCTAGTGGATGCTGGACCATAAAAAGCAGAGGAACGGGCTATTAATGCCAGATCCTCTGCCTTTTTTAATAAAAATGATTAGCCCGCTTTACTTCCTCCAAAATACCCGCAATGCCCTCATCCATTTGCCCCTCGCTTACCCGGGAGATGCTGATTCGCAAAAACTTTTCCCGCTCCAAATACCCCGGCAAATAGAAGCCTTTCCCGTCAACAGCCCGAATTTGTTTGCCTGATAGACGTTCCATCAGTTGCTCCATATTGACGGTGATAGGCAGTCTAAATTGGGAATAGATGCCCGAGCTCACACCCGAGGCTTGGATAAGCCCTGCTCCATTATGCCGCTCTAAAGCTTCGTTCAAAGCCAGCATTCGTGAGGTGTACAGGCTGCTTATGGCGTGCTTATGGCGTTCATACATCCCATTTTTAATATAAATATCCAGAGCTGCTTGTGAGAGGTATGACGTATCGCCGTATTTTTTAAAGCGGTAGAACGTTTCAATGAGCTGTTCCGGCAATACAGCAGCCCCCAGACGCAAGCCGGGAAAAATAATTTTCGAGAAGCTTTTCAAATAAACGACATGCTCTGTCAAATCATAGCTATAAATCGGATCAAAGCCCCGCTCTACACCTAAATCTGCCATATAATCGTCCTCGACTATGTAGACATCATATTTTTTCGCCAAGGCAGCAATGGCTTTCCGTTCCTCAGTTGTATAGGAGGTGCCCAGCGGATTATGATATCGCGACATGGTGTAGAAAAATTTGATATCCCCGCCCTTAAATTTCCGCTCTAGCTCCTGTAAGCTTATGCCTGCCGCGGTGCGGGCTATAACAGCTGTCGGCAGCTGCTCGAACTCCAGAAAGCGCAAATAAAGATTGTAAGTTGGCTGCTCCAAGAGAATGGTGCGCTTGCCGTTCGGAAACGGCATTTTTGCCAATATTTCCAGTGCCTGCTGAGCACCTGACGTCACGAAAATTCGCTCGGGTTTGGCAAATACCTGGTCACTTGCCAAATGGCGGACGAGCGTTTCCCGAAGCTCTGCCATTCCTTGAGGATCACCATAGGTAAACAGACGATATTTGTACGTATCAATCGCTTTATTCAAGCAATGCTGAAAGTCCAAATACGGAAACACAAACAAGTCAGGTGATGCCGATGAAAAATCAATGCCGTTCTCTTGAAGAACATCCTCGCTTTGCTCGCTCCCGCTGCCCTCCTTATCTACTACATAAAAACCGCTTTGCGGGATAGAATAGACCGCATGACGTTTCTCAAGCTCGCCATAGGCACGGCTAATCGTATTTGTACTACAGCCATACAGCTCCGCAGCCTTGCGAACGGAAACAAGCTTGCTGCCTGGACGATAATGCCCATCGCGAATTTTTGCTTCCATGTCGGACAAAATCATATCATATTTTTTCATATGCGCCTCCCGGCTCCTGCTGCCTTCATAACTCTCCTATTATACCGCAAAACACTAAACTGTATTGATACAGTTCTTAAAAACAGCTATCGTGCAGCATGGCCAAATGCTATATCTTTTAATTAACAAGATGAGACGTTCGCGAACACGACCTCGCC
This window encodes:
- a CDS encoding heavy metal translocating P-type ATPase — its product is MVEYRVKGLTCGHCAHTMETEIQKLTFGEDAKLSYNSGKLLVNEQISMQKVEQILKSEGAYLEKPSAPAIANASARSADPHGHSKHDHACHDGHCHKQEGHSQSDSHDHGDHGHDHTHEGGNSRMLKLLIASGVLYGGALLLEQTLSAPLLIVLYLAAIAISGYTTFWRGLRNLFKLKFNIDTLMTIALVGAIAIGEWKEATLVAVLFGVNEWLEGYGMEKARRSMETLLQVAPKEATKLLDGKEMVIPITSLRAQDIVRVKPGEKIPSDGSVTEGKSSVNEAALTGESLPVDKAVGDAVFGGSINNEGVLVIRIDKAYEDSSLAKILHLVEEAQETKTPTELFINKFAKYYTPLIMAIALLVALLPPLLLQGDWTKWLYQGLSVLIVGCPCALILSSPIAIVSGITRNARNGILIKGGVYLEQLGKIDTIAFDKTGTLTKGEPHVVKAEVYVETLFYKVAGAMERSSSHPLAKAVMKAVQHSGVSLPEPEELLNVAGRGMEAVIAGQRYWLGNEKSITHLTFPEQVSYNIEQMKAAGLTLVIVADAHQVLGLFGIADEIRDESHAVIAALHQRGIKRTVMLTGDHQKTADKVASAVGVSTFYAGLLPEDKVARIKELAESGQVAMIGDGINDAPALASAQLGIAMGKGTDSAIETADIVLMQDHLGKLPEAISVAKQVNRVIRFNIAVSLGLKVLALLLTIPGWLTLWIAILSDMGATIFVTLVSLTILIPLRKAHGEALNRTKSIK
- a CDS encoding PLP-dependent aminotransferase family protein → MKKYDMILSDMEAKIRDGHYRPGSKLVSVRKAAELYGCSTNTISRAYGELEKRHAVYSIPQSGFYVVDKEGSGSEQSEDVLQENGIDFSSASPDLFVFPYLDFQHCLNKAIDTYKYRLFTYGDPQGMAELRETLVRHLASDQVFAKPERIFVTSGAQQALEILAKMPFPNGKRTILLEQPTYNLYLRFLEFEQLPTAVIARTAAGISLQELERKFKGGDIKFFYTMSRYHNPLGTSYTTEERKAIAALAKKYDVYIVEDDYMADLGVERGFDPIYSYDLTEHVVYLKSFSKIIFPGLRLGAAVLPEQLIETFYRFKKYGDTSYLSQAALDIYIKNGMYERHKHAISSLYTSRMLALNEALERHNGAGLIQASGVSSGIYSQFRLPITVNMEQLMERLSGKQIRAVDGKGFYLPGYLEREKFLRISISRVSEGQMDEGIAGILEEVKRANHFY